In Streptomyces capitiformicae, one genomic interval encodes:
- a CDS encoding FAD-dependent monooxygenase, translating into MSEPVSGTPDTAVATARRAVVLGAGLAGLLTAAALRDHAEVTVVERDELPEGPEPRKGVPQARHAHLLWSGGARAMEELLPGVTEAWLAAGARRIPLPTGLVSLSAQGWLRRWPEMEFMIACSRDLLESVVRARVRSDPRVTVLERTETLGLQGDAARVTGVRVRPAGGEERVLAADLVVDASGRGSRGTAWLDALGVPAARMEEVDSGLVYASRIFRAPEGTEEFPVVNVQPDVTQPVPGKAATLVPIEGGRWLVTISGTRGGQPTAAAEEFEEFARALRHPVVGELISRAEPLTDIMVTRSTINRRRYFEKVSDWPEGFVAVGDALATYNPIYGHGMSVAAQGALALRERVAAHGITAPGLARRIQRAVAVPVGIAWELATGTDIRYPEAIGKQPNAGQRLFQRYVRRLMRTATGRPLVCKALLGVITLNEPAGALVRPEVLMAVLRGPVKPPLTGPPLTDPERETTLGASRR; encoded by the coding sequence ATGAGCGAACCCGTTAGCGGCACACCCGACACCGCGGTCGCGACCGCCCGGCGTGCCGTCGTCCTCGGCGCGGGACTGGCCGGTCTGCTGACCGCCGCCGCGCTGCGCGACCACGCCGAGGTCACCGTCGTCGAGCGCGACGAACTGCCCGAGGGGCCCGAGCCCCGCAAGGGTGTCCCACAGGCCCGTCACGCCCATCTGCTGTGGTCCGGCGGGGCCCGCGCGATGGAGGAGCTGCTGCCCGGCGTCACGGAGGCCTGGCTGGCGGCCGGAGCCCGGCGGATCCCGCTGCCGACCGGCCTGGTCTCGTTGTCCGCCCAGGGGTGGCTGCGGCGCTGGCCGGAGATGGAGTTCATGATCGCGTGCAGCCGCGATCTGCTGGAGTCGGTCGTCCGCGCCCGGGTCCGGTCCGACCCCCGGGTCACGGTCCTGGAGCGCACCGAGACCCTGGGCCTTCAGGGCGACGCCGCCAGGGTCACGGGGGTACGGGTCCGGCCGGCCGGGGGCGAGGAGCGGGTCCTGGCCGCCGACCTGGTGGTGGACGCCTCGGGCCGCGGTTCACGGGGCACCGCCTGGCTCGACGCGCTGGGGGTGCCGGCCGCGCGGATGGAGGAGGTCGACTCCGGGCTCGTCTACGCCAGCCGGATCTTCCGGGCGCCCGAGGGCACCGAGGAGTTCCCGGTGGTCAATGTGCAGCCGGACGTGACACAGCCGGTGCCGGGGAAGGCCGCGACCCTGGTGCCCATCGAGGGTGGCCGCTGGCTGGTGACGATATCGGGCACCCGCGGCGGTCAACCCACCGCTGCCGCAGAGGAGTTCGAGGAGTTCGCCCGCGCGCTCCGGCATCCGGTCGTCGGCGAGCTGATATCCCGCGCGGAGCCGCTGACGGACATCATGGTCACCCGCAGCACGATCAACCGGCGGCGCTACTTCGAGAAGGTCTCCGACTGGCCCGAGGGGTTCGTCGCGGTCGGCGACGCGCTCGCCACGTACAACCCGATCTACGGCCACGGCATGTCCGTCGCCGCCCAGGGCGCCCTGGCGCTGCGCGAGCGGGTCGCGGCGCACGGCATCACGGCACCGGGGCTCGCGCGCCGCATACAGCGGGCCGTCGCCGTACCGGTGGGCATCGCCTGGGAACTGGCCACCGGCACGGACATCCGCTACCCCGAGGCGATCGGCAAACAGCCGAACGCCGGGCAGAGGCTCTTCCAGCGTTACGTGCGCCGGCTGATGCGCACGGCGACCGGGCGTCCCCTCGTCTGCAAGGCCCTCCTCGGTGTCATCACCCTCAACGAGCCGGCCGGCGCCCTCGTCAGGCCGGAGGTTCTCATGGCGGTACTGCGGGGCCCGGTCAAACCACCGCTGACGGGACCGCCGCTGACGGACCCTGAGCGGGAGACGACGCTCGGCGCGTCGCGACGGTAG
- a CDS encoding helix-turn-helix domain-containing protein: MTDGFEVPDATATVLLPAVVARVTALTDRLGVAHSEVFDTRRLSVASGVPEAVVKALLSGQRAGEPDIQARFLQRLDLLRRTRLKPNGRKYTQQEIADGAGMSRQQAGALINGDRRPTMEHCDAIQRFFRVHAGFLTAEDPEALASALMRTEQELLQQLADRERAAAEAADDPLQRLLQNHGVRSIAWRAAQLPTDQHRDKVAEWLDMLLESVKRPES; encoded by the coding sequence GTGACGGATGGCTTCGAGGTTCCGGACGCCACGGCGACGGTTCTGCTGCCGGCCGTCGTGGCCCGTGTCACCGCGCTGACCGACAGGCTGGGCGTGGCGCACTCGGAGGTCTTCGACACCCGACGGCTCTCGGTCGCGTCCGGCGTGCCGGAGGCGGTGGTGAAGGCGCTGCTCAGCGGGCAGCGCGCCGGTGAGCCGGACATCCAGGCACGTTTTCTGCAACGCCTGGACCTGCTGCGACGCACCAGACTCAAGCCCAACGGCCGCAAGTACACCCAGCAGGAGATCGCCGACGGCGCCGGTATGTCGCGTCAGCAGGCGGGTGCCCTCATCAACGGCGACCGGCGCCCCACGATGGAACACTGCGACGCCATCCAGCGCTTCTTCAGAGTGCACGCCGGCTTCCTCACCGCCGAGGATCCCGAGGCGCTGGCGAGCGCCCTGATGCGCACCGAGCAGGAGCTCCTCCAGCAGCTCGCCGACCGTGAACGGGCAGCCGCCGAGGCCGCCGACGACCCGCTGCAGCGGCTGCTGCAGAACCACGGTGTGCGCTCCATCGCCTGGCGGGCAGCCCAGTTGCCCACCGACCAGCACCGCGACAAGGTGGCGGAGTGGCTGGACATGCTGCTGGAGAGCGTCAAGCGGCCCGAGTCCTGA
- a CDS encoding ABC transporter permease has product MRLVLLRLLFVVALPLVLVTAWWLASDDSTDVYWPPLRTILTTFPDVWTGERLRADVLPSLLRLSAGYAAATAVGVALGTVIGSYRRVRAVCEPVLEFLRAVPPPVLVPVIMLFAGIGDTMKIAVIASGCVWPILLNTVEGVRAVDTVMSETARSYGITGTARLRNVVLRSASPQIFAGMRQALSIGIILMVISEMFAASNGLGFTIVQFQRGFAIPDMWTGILVLGLLGFALSVVFRLVERRVLGWYHGQRASSRRSH; this is encoded by the coding sequence GTGAGACTCGTCCTGCTGCGGCTGCTGTTCGTCGTCGCCCTGCCGCTGGTCCTGGTCACCGCGTGGTGGCTCGCATCGGACGACAGCACCGATGTGTACTGGCCGCCCCTGCGGACGATCCTCACCACCTTCCCGGACGTGTGGACGGGTGAGCGGCTGCGCGCGGACGTCCTGCCCAGCCTGCTGCGTCTGTCGGCCGGCTACGCCGCGGCGACCGCGGTCGGCGTCGCACTCGGCACGGTCATCGGTTCCTACCGGCGGGTGCGTGCGGTGTGCGAGCCGGTGCTGGAGTTCCTGCGGGCGGTGCCGCCGCCGGTCCTCGTCCCGGTCATCATGCTGTTCGCGGGCATCGGCGACACGATGAAGATCGCCGTGATCGCGAGCGGCTGTGTGTGGCCGATCCTGCTCAACACGGTCGAGGGCGTGCGGGCGGTGGACACGGTGATGTCCGAGACGGCACGGTCGTACGGCATCACGGGCACGGCACGGCTGCGGAACGTCGTCCTGCGCTCGGCGAGCCCGCAGATCTTCGCGGGGATGCGTCAGGCGCTGTCCATCGGCATCATCCTCATGGTCATCAGCGAGATGTTCGCGGCCAGCAACGGTCTGGGCTTCACCATCGTCCAGTTCCAGCGCGGCTTCGCGATCCCCGACATGTGGACCGGGATCCTCGTCCTCGGTCTGCTCGGGTTCGCGCTGTCCGTCGTGTTCCGGCTGGTCGAGCGGCGCGTGCTCGGCTGGTACCACGGTCAGCGCGCGTCCTCCCGGCGGTCGCATTGA
- a CDS encoding polyprenyl synthetase family protein: MNSFSYLDLHRQVAADIDANIASALESLGPESSAVRASISALLGHQQMKYPLSVLPLLVHAAETGETAPAVPLSAVHVLWWTSACYLDDLSDGHGAGIPDGLGADAALLASVLSGQALPIRVIRAQPVPDAVRDALTGEIVNCWIDAVEGQLRDLRGDLDNASRDAVVAACRGKSGAPFGMITAMAAMLSGAGSERTELWRGFGAVFGILWQLFNDQEDILSGRNEDLLNGTVTYLLACALEETPPDSRARIAELSAAARTSEQSRTELTALLLDPAVLRRYEKDLSAYRDEAYRVLGELGGHEKYMAALRQLVDQASGMYLTPAG, encoded by the coding sequence TTGAACTCCTTTTCCTATTTGGATCTGCACAGACAGGTCGCGGCCGATATCGACGCGAACATCGCGTCCGCTCTGGAGAGTCTCGGGCCGGAGTCGTCAGCGGTACGGGCCTCCATATCCGCGCTGCTGGGGCACCAGCAGATGAAATATCCGCTCTCCGTGCTCCCGCTGCTCGTCCACGCGGCCGAGACCGGTGAAACCGCACCGGCCGTTCCCCTGTCGGCCGTGCATGTCCTGTGGTGGACTTCCGCCTGTTATCTCGACGACCTGTCCGACGGCCACGGCGCGGGCATCCCCGACGGACTCGGCGCGGACGCGGCTCTGCTGGCCTCCGTCCTCAGCGGACAGGCTTTACCCATCCGGGTCATACGGGCCCAGCCGGTCCCGGACGCGGTCCGTGACGCCTTGACCGGTGAAATCGTCAATTGCTGGATCGACGCTGTGGAAGGCCAGTTGAGGGACCTGCGGGGCGACCTGGACAACGCCTCACGGGATGCGGTCGTCGCGGCCTGTCGAGGGAAGTCCGGCGCCCCTTTCGGGATGATCACGGCAATGGCGGCGATGCTGTCCGGAGCCGGGAGTGAGCGCACCGAGCTGTGGCGCGGATTCGGTGCGGTCTTCGGTATCCTCTGGCAGCTTTTCAACGACCAGGAGGACATCCTTTCGGGCCGCAACGAGGATCTCCTGAACGGCACGGTGACCTATCTCCTCGCCTGCGCCCTGGAAGAGACTCCGCCCGATTCCAGAGCGCGTATCGCGGAACTGAGCGCCGCCGCCCGCACGTCCGAACAGTCCCGCACGGAACTCACGGCCCTGCTGCTCGACCCCGCCGTTCTCCGCCGCTACGAGAAGGACCTCTCCGCGTACCGCGACGAGGCGTACCGCGTCCTCGGTGAACTGGGCGGCCACGAGAAGTACATGGCGGCGCTGCGGCAACTCGTCGACCAGGCCTCCGGGATGTATCTGACCCCGGCCGGCTGA
- a CDS encoding toxin-antitoxin system, toxin component produces the protein MRRLCGELVGELTLPAPADPADIYSALCDAMSRRRGRPVHYRTAAFPPGTASGLWLDMPERDLVVIEERTAPDHQLVILGHELWHMQAGHCGQHVQVAESTVGAAVAARLLNEDADLQATVLRVAARTRFDLADEQDAESFGLLLASKCRTWLAGSALRGPVRRDHLAGRIGASLGYRGPQG, from the coding sequence ATGCGCCGTCTGTGCGGCGAGTTGGTCGGCGAGCTGACGCTCCCGGCGCCGGCGGACCCCGCCGACATCTACAGCGCCCTGTGCGACGCCATGAGCAGACGCCGTGGCCGCCCCGTCCACTACCGTACGGCCGCTTTCCCGCCCGGTACGGCCAGTGGGCTGTGGCTGGACATGCCCGAGCGGGACCTCGTCGTCATCGAGGAACGCACCGCCCCCGACCACCAGTTGGTGATCCTCGGCCACGAGCTGTGGCACATGCAGGCCGGGCACTGCGGTCAACATGTGCAAGTGGCCGAGAGCACTGTGGGCGCCGCCGTCGCCGCGCGCTTATTGAACGAGGACGCCGACCTCCAGGCGACGGTCCTGAGGGTCGCCGCCCGCACCCGGTTCGACCTGGCCGACGAGCAGGACGCGGAGAGCTTCGGACTGCTGCTGGCCAGCAAGTGCCGTACCTGGCTCGCCGGTTCGGCGCTGCGCGGGCCCGTGCGACGCGATCATCTGGCCGGCCGGATCGGGGCTTCCCTGGGCTACCGCGGTCCGCAGGGCTGA
- a CDS encoding MmyB family transcriptional regulator — translation MAYQAGGQRSAPQAVPDTLEAQEAQAYLQDYATLLEAVSFPSAVLDHRWDVVLTNSAFQALFSGVGPHPTAMPGDNFLRFVLFHPDAATVLGEHESSWCLPMLAHFAAAVERHAQDGGLLSIRRDIAQDPIMDAAYRHGLPHWLRTVGPEAAQRDGAVRPLLHPDPRWGATDCRVIDETPDTLRDLGYTRMTLVLRDAGRPSDTHRRPRRPRRTTASHLSVVPSPHK, via the coding sequence ATGGCATATCAGGCAGGAGGGCAGCGGTCGGCACCGCAGGCCGTCCCCGACACTCTCGAAGCCCAGGAAGCACAGGCGTACCTCCAGGACTACGCCACCCTGCTGGAGGCCGTCTCCTTCCCGTCCGCCGTGCTCGACCACCGCTGGGACGTCGTCCTCACCAACTCCGCGTTCCAGGCCCTCTTCAGCGGTGTCGGGCCGCACCCGACGGCCATGCCGGGCGACAACTTCCTGCGCTTCGTGCTCTTCCACCCCGACGCCGCCACGGTCCTCGGCGAACACGAGTCCAGCTGGTGCCTGCCGATGCTCGCCCACTTCGCCGCCGCCGTGGAACGGCACGCCCAGGACGGCGGGCTGCTGTCCATCCGCCGCGACATCGCCCAGGACCCCATCATGGACGCCGCCTACCGGCACGGCCTGCCCCACTGGCTCCGCACGGTCGGCCCCGAGGCCGCCCAGCGCGACGGCGCCGTACGCCCACTGCTCCACCCCGACCCGCGCTGGGGCGCCACCGACTGCCGGGTGATCGACGAGACCCCCGACACCCTCCGCGACCTGGGCTACACCCGTATGACCCTCGTCCTGCGCGACGCCGGCCGCCCGTCCGACACGCACCGCAGGCCCCGCCGCCCACGCCGCACCACCGCGAGCCACCTCAGCGTGGTGCCCTCACCCCACAAGTGA
- a CDS encoding MAB_1171c family putative transporter → MDGSSYYIPAVAMTVALALKTPALLRNWRDPLLRSVCALMTLACLVFFFAAPPTIAEVNRVTGVTNISAAVVYVLLSAFSGSCLVLIVNWRGGPPESTRRLSRRWIAGYGVVCAAIVVLFLLGDAPLERVRDFDTYYANTPFLREMIVLYLVGFTVAGVAMNLMCCRWALQVHGWLRAGLLIIALGYLVNVPFAAVKLIAVVARWQGGDLDYLSTYVAPALSSVGAQVCALGFCLPLAGERIGDSWTTWSMYRRLGPLWRELRPVWAQASHDVRISWWAPAQLQMTQRESDIHDGMLSLYPYFDSEVRAKAYDAAVAAGSEPVQARAEADAAMVTAAVRARADDPEGRVISSAVTDAPDLPAENPRDLVRMSIALRQSPVVAAAREWAAATRSGSDFHERTR, encoded by the coding sequence ATGGACGGGTCCAGCTACTACATACCGGCCGTCGCGATGACGGTCGCCCTCGCCCTCAAGACGCCCGCGCTGCTGCGCAATTGGCGCGACCCGCTGCTGAGGTCCGTGTGCGCGCTGATGACGCTGGCCTGTCTGGTGTTCTTCTTCGCCGCGCCCCCGACGATCGCCGAGGTCAATCGTGTCACCGGGGTCACGAACATCTCGGCGGCCGTCGTCTACGTCCTGCTGAGCGCGTTCAGCGGCTCCTGCCTCGTGCTGATCGTCAACTGGCGGGGCGGTCCGCCCGAGTCGACCCGCAGGCTCTCGCGCCGCTGGATCGCCGGGTACGGCGTGGTGTGCGCGGCGATCGTGGTGCTGTTCCTGCTCGGCGACGCGCCCCTGGAGCGGGTGCGGGACTTCGACACGTACTACGCCAACACCCCGTTCCTGCGCGAGATGATCGTGCTGTACCTGGTCGGGTTCACCGTCGCGGGCGTCGCGATGAACCTGATGTGCTGCCGCTGGGCGCTCCAGGTGCACGGCTGGCTGCGCGCCGGACTGCTGATCATCGCGCTCGGCTATCTCGTCAACGTGCCGTTCGCGGCGGTCAAGTTGATCGCCGTGGTGGCCCGCTGGCAGGGCGGGGACCTGGACTACCTGAGCACGTACGTCGCCCCCGCGCTGTCCTCGGTGGGCGCCCAGGTCTGCGCGCTCGGTTTCTGTCTGCCGCTGGCCGGGGAGCGCATCGGCGACTCCTGGACCACCTGGTCCATGTACCGTCGACTCGGGCCGCTGTGGCGGGAGTTGCGGCCCGTCTGGGCCCAGGCGAGCCACGACGTACGGATCTCCTGGTGGGCTCCCGCACAGCTCCAGATGACGCAGCGGGAGTCCGACATCCACGACGGCATGCTCAGCCTGTACCCGTACTTCGACTCCGAGGTGCGTGCCAAGGCCTACGACGCGGCCGTGGCGGCCGGTTCCGAGCCGGTCCAGGCGCGGGCCGAGGCCGATGCCGCGATGGTGACGGCGGCGGTACGGGCCAGGGCGGACGACCCGGAGGGCCGGGTCATCAGTTCGGCGGTGACCGACGCCCCCGACCTGCCGGCCGAGAACCCCCGTGACCTGGTACGGATGTCCATCGCCCTGCGTCAGTCCCCCGTCGTAGCGGCCGCCCGCGAGTGGGCCGCCGCGACCAGGTCAGGAAGCGACTTTCATGAGCGAACCCGTTAG
- a CDS encoding ABC transporter ATP-binding protein encodes MHALLEVSGLRKVYEGSGRRVEAVRDLTFTVDAGELVCLVGPSGCGKTTLLKCVAGLLNPTSGEVLLEGRPVSGPPPGMAVVFQEYGRSLFPWMRVRDNVELPLKQKKLSKSRRRELVDDALASVGLADAAGAYPWQLSGGMQQRVAIARALAYEPDVLLMDEPFAAVDAQTRADLEDLVRGLWRERGITILFVTHDIDEAVYLGERVLILSASPTVVQEQLKVDLPVERDQLHTRVAPRFAELRTHVYEQIQAAKRGVPLGKD; translated from the coding sequence ATGCACGCCTTGCTCGAAGTGTCGGGCCTGCGCAAGGTCTACGAGGGTTCCGGGCGCCGTGTCGAGGCGGTGCGGGACCTGACCTTCACCGTCGACGCGGGCGAACTCGTCTGTCTGGTGGGCCCGTCGGGCTGCGGCAAGACGACCCTGCTGAAGTGCGTGGCCGGACTGTTGAACCCCACGTCCGGCGAAGTCCTCCTGGAGGGACGGCCGGTGAGCGGGCCGCCGCCGGGCATGGCGGTCGTCTTCCAAGAGTACGGCCGCAGCCTGTTCCCCTGGATGCGGGTCCGCGACAACGTCGAACTTCCGCTCAAGCAGAAGAAGTTGAGCAAGTCCCGCCGCCGCGAGCTGGTCGACGACGCCCTCGCCTCGGTCGGCCTGGCCGACGCTGCGGGCGCGTACCCCTGGCAGCTGTCCGGCGGTATGCAGCAGCGGGTCGCCATCGCCCGGGCGCTCGCGTACGAGCCGGACGTGCTGCTGATGGACGAGCCGTTCGCCGCGGTCGACGCCCAGACCCGTGCCGATCTGGAGGACCTCGTCCGGGGCCTGTGGCGGGAGCGGGGCATCACGATCCTCTTCGTCACCCATGACATCGACGAGGCCGTCTACCTCGGCGAGCGGGTCCTGATCCTGTCCGCCTCCCCCACAGTCGTACAGGAGCAGCTCAAGGTCGATCTGCCGGTCGAACGCGACCAGTTGCACACCCGAGTGGCACCGCGCTTCGCGGAGCTGCGGACCCATGTGTACGAGCAGATCCAGGCGGCGAAGCGGGGAGTTCCGCTGGGCAAGGATTGA
- a CDS encoding metallophosphoesterase family protein yields MESKVGRHGNLLAISDLHIGYPENRALVERMRPETDDDWLLVAGDVAETVADIRWALETLAGRFAKVVWVPGNHELWTHPKETVPYRGVERYEHLVAVCRDLGVVTPEDPYPLWEGPGGPVVVAPLFLLYDYTFLPKGCTTKDEGLEYAYGTGVVCTDERVLYPDPYPSRDAWCRARVAETERRLAELPADLLTVLVNHYPLDRHPTDILRYPEFAMWCGTELTADWHRRFRVEVMVYGHLHIPRTTWLDGVRFEEVSVGYPREWRPRPEPPGRLRRILPMEVSAGDRGTAPGVGRGRGGARK; encoded by the coding sequence GTGGAGTCGAAGGTCGGCCGTCACGGGAATCTCCTGGCCATCAGCGATCTGCACATCGGCTATCCCGAGAACCGCGCCCTGGTCGAGAGGATGCGGCCCGAGACGGACGACGACTGGCTCCTCGTCGCCGGCGACGTCGCCGAGACCGTCGCCGACATCCGGTGGGCCCTTGAGACCCTCGCCGGCCGCTTCGCCAAGGTCGTGTGGGTGCCGGGCAACCACGAGTTGTGGACTCACCCGAAGGAGACCGTCCCGTACCGCGGTGTCGAGCGGTACGAGCACCTCGTCGCCGTCTGCCGCGACCTGGGCGTCGTCACCCCCGAGGACCCCTATCCCCTCTGGGAGGGACCGGGCGGCCCCGTGGTCGTGGCGCCGCTGTTCCTCCTGTACGACTACACGTTCCTGCCCAAGGGCTGCACGACGAAGGACGAGGGCCTGGAGTACGCGTACGGCACCGGCGTGGTGTGTACCGACGAGCGCGTGCTGTACCCCGACCCGTACCCGAGCCGTGACGCCTGGTGCCGCGCCCGGGTCGCCGAGACCGAGCGCCGGCTCGCCGAACTGCCCGCCGACCTGCTGACGGTGCTGGTCAACCACTACCCGCTCGACCGGCACCCGACGGACATCCTGCGCTACCCCGAGTTCGCCATGTGGTGCGGCACGGAACTGACCGCCGACTGGCACCGGCGCTTCCGCGTCGAGGTGATGGTCTACGGCCATCTGCACATTCCGCGGACCACCTGGCTGGACGGGGTCCGATTCGAAGAGGTGTCCGTGGGTTACCCCCGCGAGTGGCGTCCGCGCCCGGAACCGCCGGGAAGGCTGCGCCGCATTCTGCCGATGGAGGTCTCAGCCGGTGATCGAGGAACTGCTCCCGGAGTCGGTCGTGGCCGTGGAGGCGCACGCAAATGA
- a CDS encoding ATP-grasp domain-containing protein has translation MVSRVRVWLNRTYAENVFFMDQLRSNPHARPVDIHATHGDADSPVLAAADTADLEPEGLSPAAYVEYALDQCAKRGIDVFVPRLHQAAIAAHREEFAAVGTALLAPPAEAIEVFEDKVTAYEAVQAYGVPVPPWFRVTSVDELVAAVEELEAGGHKACFKPAAGAGGVGFRVVTRAPFSLAHLNGFPSPYVPLDLVVEALRAADEQVDWLVMPRLEQPEVSVDCLTGPDGRVRMAVGRTKNGRRRGFSLNPAWIEPARLIAETFGLHYLTNIQFRMYGNKPVLMDVNTRPAGGLHQLALCGINAPWAAVQLALGEETGDVMPGRLGQDYTVVSGPRAVRSVSVPHQGMDVPAAVGVPGAAGVAVVEVPVGAVAPAGCKPATDRPLAV, from the coding sequence ATGGTCTCTCGCGTACGCGTCTGGCTCAACCGCACGTACGCGGAGAACGTCTTCTTCATGGACCAGCTGCGGAGTAATCCACACGCTCGACCAGTGGACATCCATGCCACCCACGGTGACGCCGACTCCCCCGTACTGGCCGCCGCCGACACGGCCGACCTCGAGCCCGAGGGCCTCTCCCCCGCCGCGTACGTCGAGTACGCGCTCGACCAGTGCGCCAAGCGCGGCATCGACGTCTTTGTGCCCCGGCTGCACCAGGCCGCCATCGCCGCGCATCGCGAGGAGTTCGCGGCCGTCGGTACGGCGCTGCTGGCGCCGCCCGCCGAGGCCATCGAGGTCTTCGAGGACAAGGTGACCGCGTACGAGGCGGTCCAGGCATACGGGGTTCCCGTCCCGCCGTGGTTCCGGGTGACGTCCGTCGATGAACTCGTCGCCGCGGTGGAGGAGTTGGAGGCCGGGGGGCACAAGGCATGCTTCAAGCCGGCGGCCGGAGCGGGTGGCGTGGGCTTCCGTGTCGTCACGCGCGCCCCCTTCTCGCTCGCTCACCTCAACGGGTTTCCGAGCCCGTATGTGCCGCTCGACCTCGTCGTCGAGGCCCTGCGCGCCGCCGACGAGCAGGTGGACTGGCTGGTGATGCCGCGCCTCGAACAGCCGGAGGTGTCCGTCGACTGTCTGACCGGCCCCGACGGGCGGGTCCGGATGGCCGTCGGCCGTACGAAGAACGGACGGCGGCGCGGTTTCAGCCTCAACCCCGCGTGGATCGAACCGGCCCGGCTCATCGCCGAGACCTTCGGGCTCCACTACCTGACGAACATTCAGTTCCGCATGTATGGCAACAAGCCCGTGCTGATGGACGTCAACACCCGTCCGGCCGGCGGGCTCCACCAGCTGGCCCTCTGTGGGATCAACGCGCCCTGGGCCGCTGTTCAGTTGGCGCTGGGCGAGGAGACCGGTGATGTGATGCCGGGGCGGCTCGGGCAGGACTACACGGTGGTGTCGGGGCCGCGGGCTGTGCGGTCGGTGTCGGTGCCGCATCAGGGCATGGACGTACCGGCGGCCGTCGGGGTGCCGGGAGCCGCGGGTGTGGCGGTGGTGGAGGTGCCCGTGGGCGCGGTGGCTCCGGCTGGCTGCAAGCCGGCCACGGATCGGCCGCTGGCGGTCTGA
- a CDS encoding 4'-phosphopantetheinyl transferase family protein encodes MIEELLPESVVAVEAHANDTADGAWEGALYPEEEAFVARAVPKRRREFTVVRVCARRAMEKLGVAPRPILPGERGAPGWPDGLTGSMTHCDEYAAAALVRTTDLASLGIDAEPHSALPEGVLEAIALPTEEARLRRLTADRPTLHWDRLLFSAKESVYKAWFPLTGRWLDFSEADIEVTVDADGRRGGLRAELLVPGPVVGGRRITVFTGRWTVRHGLVATAVPVRFPTEEEDAN; translated from the coding sequence GTGATCGAGGAACTGCTCCCGGAGTCGGTCGTGGCCGTGGAGGCGCACGCAAATGACACGGCCGACGGAGCCTGGGAGGGCGCCCTCTACCCCGAGGAGGAGGCGTTCGTGGCCCGCGCGGTGCCCAAGCGGCGCCGTGAGTTCACCGTCGTCCGCGTCTGTGCCCGGCGTGCCATGGAGAAGCTCGGCGTGGCGCCGCGGCCGATCCTGCCCGGTGAGCGCGGTGCCCCCGGCTGGCCGGACGGACTGACCGGCAGCATGACCCACTGCGACGAGTACGCCGCCGCCGCGCTGGTCCGCACCACCGACCTCGCCTCCCTCGGCATCGACGCCGAACCCCACAGCGCCCTGCCCGAGGGTGTGCTGGAGGCGATCGCGCTCCCCACGGAGGAGGCCCGGCTGCGCCGGCTGACCGCCGACCGTCCGACGCTCCACTGGGACCGCCTGCTGTTCAGCGCCAAGGAATCCGTCTACAAGGCGTGGTTCCCGCTCACCGGCCGGTGGCTGGACTTCTCGGAGGCCGACATCGAGGTGACCGTCGACGCCGACGGCCGGCGCGGCGGTCTGCGCGCCGAACTCCTCGTTCCCGGACCGGTGGTGGGCGGCCGACGCATCACGGTCTTCACCGGACGCTGGACCGTCCGGCACGGGCTCGTGGCGACGGCGGTCCCGGTTCGCTTCCCCACGGAAGAAGAGGATGCCAATTGA